A section of the Streptomyces sp. Je 1-369 genome encodes:
- a CDS encoding GNAT family N-acetyltransferase gives MPPTDASTDASSDTGMDAGINAGVGADAGINAGIGTGIESATAGADCTDTLDLRLPDELVALLAEGERRIGGARDDLLDGVGEWGPVTTGAGVFQLVPVRLERDLPVISRWMNDPAVAAFWELAGPEAVTEAHLRAQLDGDGRSVPCLGVLDGMPMSYWELYRADLDPLARHYASRPHDTGIHLLIGAVAHRGRGLGTSLLRAVADLVLDHRPSCARVVAEPDLRNTPSVSAFLSAGFRFFAEVDLPDKRAALMVRDRALRTVL, from the coding sequence GTGCCTCCCACCGACGCGAGCACCGATGCGAGCAGCGATACCGGGATGGATGCCGGTATCAATGCCGGTGTCGGCGCCGATGCCGGGATCAATGCCGGTATCGGCACGGGAATCGAATCCGCCACCGCCGGCGCCGACTGCACGGACACCCTCGACCTGCGGCTGCCCGACGAGCTCGTCGCCCTGCTGGCCGAGGGCGAGCGGCGGATCGGCGGGGCGCGGGACGACCTCCTGGACGGCGTCGGGGAGTGGGGCCCTGTCACCACCGGTGCCGGTGTCTTCCAACTCGTACCCGTACGCCTCGAACGTGACCTGCCGGTGATCAGCCGCTGGATGAACGACCCTGCGGTGGCCGCCTTCTGGGAACTGGCCGGACCCGAAGCCGTGACAGAGGCCCACCTCAGGGCGCAGCTGGACGGGGACGGACGCAGCGTTCCCTGCCTGGGCGTGCTCGACGGCATGCCGATGAGCTACTGGGAGCTCTACCGCGCGGACCTGGATCCGCTGGCCCGGCACTACGCCTCACGGCCGCACGACACCGGCATCCACCTGCTCATCGGCGCCGTCGCCCACCGCGGCCGTGGCCTCGGCACTTCGTTGCTCAGAGCCGTGGCCGACCTGGTGCTCGACCATCGCCCTTCCTGCGCACGCGTCGTAGCTGAACCCGATCTGCGCAACACCCCGTCCGTCTCCGCCTTCTTGAGCGCAGGCTTCCGCTTCTTCGCCGAGGTGGATCTGCCCGACAAACGCGCGGCTCTCATGGTCCGCGACCGGGCCCTGCGCACCGTGCTCTGA
- a CDS encoding trypsin-like serine peptidase: MRSTRAPFARSRGRRVALAATGLAATLALTATACGPSDDKASDKPDTTTSQGADGSDSGSDVQLPDGLADKLKDKGIDLDDWKNGAWKNWAKDDWVREAKDFANPVIEGLWKPERMQKAKDPNKTIAAKDATADQGATDPDPTPVQAKPEKTPYHLNAAPVGKIFFDSPKGSMVCSGTVVKDPRNPGKSNLVWTAGHCVHAGQNGGWYRNIAFVPSYNDLGKSESDLRNAAPQEIAPYGQYWADWVSTSNEWISGGGPTGGAGATYDYAVMHVKPEQGSKSLEETVGNALDVDFSTPAAQSVSSMGAWGYPAAPPYNGLMMHKCVDKPGRLSLSPSLPTMYRIGCTMTGGSSGGGWFRVLDGKTKLVSNTSIGPAENTWLAGPQLGRGAEQVYDMMSKKYGAQ; encoded by the coding sequence ATGCGTTCCACTCGTGCGCCGTTCGCGCGCAGCCGCGGACGGCGGGTGGCGCTCGCCGCCACCGGGCTCGCGGCCACCCTGGCGCTCACCGCCACGGCCTGTGGTCCCAGCGACGACAAGGCGAGCGACAAGCCGGACACCACCACGTCCCAGGGGGCCGACGGCTCCGACTCCGGTTCCGACGTCCAGCTTCCCGACGGCCTCGCCGACAAGCTCAAGGACAAGGGAATCGACCTGGACGACTGGAAGAACGGCGCCTGGAAGAACTGGGCCAAGGACGACTGGGTCCGGGAGGCCAAGGACTTCGCCAACCCGGTCATCGAAGGGCTCTGGAAGCCCGAGCGGATGCAGAAGGCCAAGGACCCGAACAAGACGATCGCCGCGAAGGACGCGACCGCCGATCAGGGCGCGACCGACCCCGACCCGACGCCGGTCCAGGCCAAGCCGGAGAAGACGCCGTACCACCTGAACGCCGCTCCGGTCGGCAAGATCTTCTTCGACTCCCCCAAGGGTTCGATGGTCTGCTCCGGCACCGTCGTGAAGGACCCCCGCAACCCCGGCAAGTCCAACCTCGTGTGGACCGCGGGCCACTGCGTGCACGCCGGGCAGAACGGCGGCTGGTACCGCAACATCGCCTTCGTGCCCTCGTACAACGACCTGGGCAAGTCCGAGTCGGACCTGCGCAACGCGGCCCCGCAGGAGATCGCGCCCTACGGTCAGTACTGGGCCGACTGGGTCTCGACCTCCAATGAGTGGATCAGCGGCGGCGGGCCGACGGGCGGCGCGGGTGCGACGTACGACTACGCCGTCATGCACGTGAAGCCCGAGCAGGGCAGCAAGTCCCTCGAGGAGACCGTCGGCAACGCGCTCGATGTCGACTTCTCGACCCCGGCCGCGCAGAGCGTGAGCTCGATGGGCGCCTGGGGCTACCCGGCCGCTCCCCCGTACAACGGTCTGATGATGCACAAGTGCGTCGACAAGCCGGGCCGTCTCTCGCTGTCGCCGTCGCTGCCGACGATGTACCGCATCGGCTGCACCATGACCGGCGGTTCGTCCGGTGGCGGCTGGTTCCGCGTCCTGGACGGCAAGACGAAGCTCGTGTCGAACACCTCGATCGGCCCGGCCGAGAACACCTGGCTGGCGGGCCCGCAGCTGGGCCGCGGCGCCGAGCAGGTCTACGACATGATGAGCAAGAAGTACGGCGCTCAGTAG
- the hflX gene encoding GTPase HflX: MTSSSSPSQDAQSFAQNYPEGLRADALMEEDVAWSHEIDGERDGEQYDRSERAALRRVAGLSTELEDVTEVEYRQLRLERVVLVGVWTSGTVQDAENSLAELSALAETAGALVLDGVVQRRDKPDPATYIGSGKALELRDIVLETGADTVVCDGELSPGQLIHLEDVVKVKVVDRTALILDIFAQHAKSREGKAQVALAQMQYMLPRLRGWGQSLSRQMGGGGGGGMATRGPGETKIETDRRRIREKMAKMRREIAEMKTGRDIKRQERRRNKVPSVAIAGYTNAGKSSLLNRLTGAGVLVENALFATLDPTVRRAETPSGRVYTLADTVGFVRHLPHHLVEAFRSTMEEVGDSDLILHVVDGSHPVPEEQLAAVREVIRDVGATDVPEIVVINKADAADPLVLQRLLRNEKHAIAVSARSGAGIAELLGLIDAELPRPEVDIEALVPYTHGQLVSRAHAEGEVLSEEHTADGTLLKAQVHEELAAELAPYVLAAH; the protein is encoded by the coding sequence ATGACCTCCTCTTCTTCCCCTTCCCAGGACGCACAGAGCTTCGCGCAGAACTACCCCGAAGGTCTTCGGGCCGATGCCCTGATGGAAGAGGACGTCGCCTGGAGCCACGAGATCGACGGAGAGCGGGACGGCGAACAGTACGACCGCTCCGAGCGCGCGGCTCTGCGCCGCGTCGCAGGCCTCTCCACCGAACTCGAGGACGTCACCGAAGTCGAGTACCGACAGCTCCGCCTGGAGCGTGTGGTGCTCGTCGGCGTGTGGACTTCGGGCACGGTCCAGGATGCGGAGAACTCCCTCGCCGAGCTGTCCGCCCTCGCCGAGACGGCGGGCGCGCTCGTGCTCGACGGCGTAGTCCAGCGACGCGACAAGCCCGACCCGGCGACGTACATCGGCTCCGGCAAGGCCTTGGAGCTGCGTGACATCGTGCTCGAGACCGGGGCCGACACCGTCGTGTGTGACGGTGAGCTGAGCCCCGGCCAGCTGATCCACCTCGAAGACGTCGTCAAGGTGAAGGTGGTCGACAGGACCGCCCTGATCCTCGACATCTTCGCCCAGCACGCCAAGTCCCGAGAGGGCAAGGCGCAGGTGGCCCTCGCGCAGATGCAGTACATGCTGCCGAGGCTCCGCGGCTGGGGTCAGTCGCTCTCCCGTCAGATGGGTGGCGGCGGCGGTGGCGGCATGGCCACCCGTGGTCCCGGTGAGACCAAGATCGAGACGGACCGGCGACGGATCCGCGAGAAGATGGCGAAGATGCGCCGGGAGATCGCGGAGATGAAGACGGGCCGCGACATCAAGCGCCAGGAGCGCAGGCGCAACAAGGTGCCCTCGGTCGCGATCGCCGGATACACGAACGCGGGCAAGTCCTCGCTGCTCAACCGCCTCACGGGCGCGGGCGTGCTGGTGGAGAACGCACTGTTCGCCACCCTGGACCCCACCGTCCGCAGGGCCGAGACGCCGAGCGGCCGGGTCTACACCCTGGCGGACACCGTCGGGTTCGTCCGGCACCTGCCGCACCACCTCGTCGAGGCCTTCCGCTCGACGATGGAGGAGGTCGGTGACTCCGACCTGATCCTGCACGTGGTGGACGGTTCGCATCCGGTGCCCGAGGAGCAGCTCGCCGCCGTGCGCGAGGTCATCCGTGATGTGGGCGCGACCGACGTGCCCGAGATCGTGGTGATCAACAAGGCGGACGCGGCGGACCCGCTGGTCCTCCAGCGCCTGCTGCGCAACGAGAAGCACGCCATCGCGGTCTCCGCGCGGAGCGGTGCCGGCATCGCGGAGCTGCTCGGGCTCATCGACGCCGAGCTGCCGCGGCCCGAGGTCGACATCGAGGCCCTCGTTCCGTACACGCACGGACAGCTCGTCTCGCGGGCGCACGCCGAGGGCGAGGTGCTCTCCGAGGAGCACACCGCCGACGGCACCCTGCTCAAGGCGCAGGTGCACGAAGAGCTCGCCGCGGAGCTCGCTCCGTACGTGCTGGCGGCGCACTGA
- a CDS encoding IucA/IucC family protein yields the protein MNATPASEGRSHPDDVPGACGAHTSLVAESGTVPRQKGGGQEAERLCGASADLLEHPDPHVAAQAAAVENLLRCWVRENNLPAPERGVLRVPLEASGTALLVPVHYWSATGWHRFSLPYLEDGPASAPPVDAVTVAALLGRETARRATEPPGGGVEEGAEDGTGLDGEGAAPQDGGAEKATISEAEAAHAARAAHAAHAAHATKAAVEAANAAATADATATADVDAANATATADAANPSEPVDGADLVGRVADSVRRTATFIADRRDRPADEPDLFLAAEQSLLLGHPLHPTPKSREGLSDTESRLYSPELRGAFALHWLAVDRSVVAADSAWTERGRTVPAEQLTTRLVGAELPLPGDRVALPVHPWQIRELRHRPSTAALFDAGLLQDLGSHGTPWRPTSSVRTLYRAGAAAMLKLSLGLRITNSRRENLRKELHRGVEVHRLLRSGLAEEWQSVHPCFDVVRDPAWLAVTGPDGTPVPGLDVMIRHNPFRPGDDATCIAGLVSPRPSALPACQESHAMRSRLGETVTRLAGRTGRSRGAVATEWFLRYLETVVRPVLWLDSEAGVALEAHQQNTLLLLDPDGWPVGGRYRDNQGYYFRESRRAELERRLPGIGQESDTFVSDEVTDERFAYYLGINNVLGLIGALGAERLADEKLLLAAFRRFLGDVASGPAKLRTSLPATLLDSPVLRCKANLLTRLHGLDELVGPVDTQSVYVTIPNPLHS from the coding sequence TTGAACGCCACCCCCGCATCCGAAGGCCGCTCCCACCCCGACGACGTCCCAGGCGCGTGCGGCGCGCACACCTCACTGGTGGCGGAGTCCGGTACGGTCCCCCGGCAGAAGGGTGGTGGCCAGGAGGCTGAACGCCTGTGCGGGGCGTCCGCCGACCTGTTGGAGCATCCCGACCCGCACGTCGCCGCACAGGCGGCGGCCGTCGAGAACCTCCTCCGCTGCTGGGTCAGGGAGAACAACCTCCCCGCTCCGGAGCGCGGCGTCCTGCGGGTTCCCCTGGAGGCCAGCGGAACGGCTCTGCTCGTCCCCGTGCACTACTGGTCGGCCACCGGTTGGCATCGCTTCAGCCTTCCCTACCTGGAGGACGGCCCCGCGAGCGCCCCACCCGTGGATGCCGTCACCGTTGCCGCCCTACTCGGCCGCGAGACGGCCCGCCGCGCGACGGAACCGCCGGGGGGAGGGGTGGAGGAAGGAGCGGAGGACGGGACAGGGCTGGACGGTGAGGGCGCGGCCCCTCAGGACGGCGGCGCGGAGAAGGCGACAATCTCGGAGGCCGAGGCGGCGCACGCGGCGCGCGCGGCCCATGCGGCGCATGCGGCGCACGCCACCAAAGCCGCTGTCGAAGCCGCTAATGCCGCCGCTACTGCCGACGCCACCGCTACCGCCGACGTCGACGCCGCCAATGCCACCGCCACCGCCGACGCCGCCAACCCGTCCGAGCCAGTAGACGGCGCCGACCTCGTCGGCCGGGTCGCCGACTCGGTCCGGCGCACCGCCACCTTCATCGCCGACCGTCGCGACCGGCCCGCCGATGAACCCGACCTCTTCCTCGCCGCCGAGCAGTCCCTCCTTCTCGGGCACCCCCTGCATCCGACCCCCAAGAGCCGCGAGGGCCTGTCCGACACCGAGTCCCGCCTCTACTCGCCGGAGCTGCGCGGCGCCTTCGCGCTCCACTGGCTGGCCGTCGACCGCTCCGTAGTCGCCGCCGACTCGGCGTGGACCGAGCGCGGCCGTACCGTCCCCGCCGAGCAGCTCACCACCCGTCTCGTCGGCGCCGAGCTGCCGCTCCCGGGCGACCGCGTCGCCCTTCCCGTGCACCCCTGGCAGATCCGTGAGCTCCGCCACCGGCCCTCGACCGCCGCGCTCTTCGACGCAGGCCTGCTGCAAGATCTCGGCTCGCACGGCACCCCCTGGCGCCCCACCTCCTCCGTCCGTACCCTCTACCGCGCAGGCGCCGCCGCCATGCTGAAGCTGTCGCTCGGCCTGCGCATCACCAACTCCCGCCGTGAGAACCTCCGCAAGGAACTCCACCGCGGCGTCGAGGTCCACCGGCTGTTGCGCAGCGGACTCGCCGAGGAGTGGCAGTCGGTCCACCCCTGCTTCGACGTGGTCCGCGACCCCGCTTGGCTCGCCGTCACAGGCCCCGACGGCACCCCCGTCCCCGGACTCGACGTCATGATCCGGCACAACCCCTTCCGGCCCGGCGACGACGCCACCTGCATCGCCGGACTGGTCTCGCCACGGCCTTCGGCGCTGCCCGCCTGCCAGGAAAGCCACGCGATGCGCTCCCGGCTCGGCGAAACCGTCACCCGCCTCGCCGGACGAACGGGGCGCTCCCGGGGCGCGGTCGCCACCGAGTGGTTCCTGCGCTACCTGGAAACCGTCGTACGCCCCGTGCTCTGGCTGGACAGCGAGGCGGGCGTCGCCCTGGAGGCGCACCAGCAGAACACCCTCCTCCTGCTCGACCCCGACGGCTGGCCCGTGGGCGGTCGGTACCGCGACAACCAGGGTTACTACTTCCGCGAGTCCCGGCGTGCCGAACTGGAACGACGGCTTCCCGGCATCGGACAGGAGAGCGACACGTTCGTGTCCGACGAGGTGACGGACGAGCGGTTCGCCTACTACCTCGGCATCAACAACGTCCTAGGCCTCATCGGAGCCCTCGGCGCCGAACGGCTCGCGGACGAGAAGCTGCTGCTCGCCGCCTTCCGTCGCTTCCTCGGCGACGTCGCATCGGGCCCCGCCAAACTGCGTACCTCACTGCCCGCGACCCTGCTCGACTCGCCCGTGCTGCGCTGCAAGGCCAACCTGCTGACCCGGTTGCACGGCCTCGACGAGCTCGTCGGCCCGGTCGACACCCAGTCCGTCTACGTCACCATCCCCAACCCCCTCCATTCCTGA
- a CDS encoding diaminobutyrate--2-oxoglutarate transaminase family protein → MLRRQAARESAARTYARALPIVPVRARGLTIEGADGRRYLDCLSGAGTLALGHNHPVVLEAIRKVLDSGAPLHVLDLATPVKDAFTTELFRTLPPGLADRARIQFCGPAGTDAVEAALKLVRAATGRDGLLAFTGAYHGMTAGALEASGGASTVRVGRLPYPQDYRCPFGLGGARGAELSARWTENLLDDTKSGVPAPAGMILEPVQGEGGVYPAPDAWLRRMREITAARGIPLIADEVQTGVGRTGTFWAVEHSGIVPDVMVLSKAIGGSLPLAVVVYRDDLDVWPPGAHAGTFRGNQLAMAAGAATLAYVRENGLAERAAALGARMLGQLRSLAADHPCIGEVRGRGLMIGVELVEPNAEPGPQSEEPQPQPQLTASSASAMLPSQAIADGTAHTGTARTGTARTGTAHTEPTRLDVPLADLAPTAQPRPPAPELAAAVQRECLRRGLIVELGGRHSSVVRLLPPLTLTDEQSTAVLDRLADALATAARAHLR, encoded by the coding sequence ATCCTGCGACGTCAGGCGGCACGCGAATCGGCCGCCCGCACCTACGCACGAGCCCTTCCGATCGTCCCGGTCCGCGCGCGCGGCCTCACGATCGAGGGAGCCGACGGCCGCCGCTACCTCGACTGTCTCTCCGGCGCCGGAACCCTCGCCCTGGGCCACAATCACCCCGTGGTGCTCGAAGCGATCAGGAAGGTCCTCGACTCCGGGGCCCCGCTGCACGTCCTCGATCTGGCGACGCCGGTCAAGGACGCCTTCACCACGGAGCTGTTCCGCACGTTGCCGCCCGGTCTGGCGGACCGCGCGCGGATCCAGTTCTGCGGTCCCGCCGGGACGGACGCGGTGGAGGCGGCGCTGAAACTGGTCCGCGCGGCCACCGGCCGCGACGGGCTGCTCGCCTTCACCGGCGCCTACCACGGCATGACCGCCGGGGCGCTCGAAGCATCCGGGGGCGCGTCGACCGTCCGCGTCGGGCGCCTGCCCTACCCCCAGGACTACCGCTGCCCGTTCGGCCTCGGCGGCGCCCGAGGCGCCGAACTGTCCGCCCGGTGGACCGAGAACCTCCTCGACGACACGAAGTCGGGCGTACCGGCCCCCGCCGGCATGATCCTCGAACCCGTCCAGGGAGAAGGCGGGGTCTACCCCGCACCCGACGCCTGGCTACGCCGGATGCGCGAGATCACCGCCGCTCGCGGCATCCCGCTCATCGCGGACGAGGTGCAGACGGGTGTCGGCCGCACCGGCACCTTCTGGGCCGTCGAGCACAGCGGCATCGTCCCGGACGTGATGGTGCTCTCCAAAGCGATCGGCGGCAGCCTCCCGCTGGCCGTCGTGGTCTACCGCGACGACCTCGACGTGTGGCCCCCCGGAGCCCACGCGGGGACCTTCCGCGGCAACCAGCTCGCCATGGCAGCGGGCGCGGCGACCCTCGCGTACGTACGCGAGAACGGCCTCGCGGAACGTGCCGCCGCGCTCGGCGCCCGCATGCTCGGCCAGCTCCGCTCCCTGGCCGCGGACCACCCCTGCATCGGCGAAGTACGCGGCCGAGGGCTGATGATCGGCGTGGAGCTGGTGGAGCCGAACGCTGAGCCGGGCCCGCAGAGTGAGGAGCCGCAGCCGCAGCCGCAGCTGACGGCGAGCTCGGCGTCAGCGATGCTCCCGTCGCAGGCCATTGCCGACGGCACCGCACATACTGGCACCGCACGTACCGGCACCGCACGTACCGGCACCGCACATACCGAGCCCACACGCCTCGATGTGCCCCTCGCCGATCTCGCTCCCACCGCCCAGCCTCGCCCCCCTGCGCCCGAACTGGCCGCTGCTGTGCAGCGCGAGTGCCTGCGCCGCGGGCTCATCGTCGAGCTCGGCGGCCGCCACTCCAGTGTCGTACGACTCCTGCCTCCCCTCACCCTCACCGACGAACAGTCAACCGCGGTCCTCGACCGCCTCGCCGACGCGCTGGCCACCGCGGCGCGCGCCCACCTCAGATAG
- a CDS encoding M1 family metallopeptidase: protein MLLTPRTTAPGPKALRPPRLAAALIAATVSAALLAASAPSPATPLGIGDRLFPHLGNPGYDVQSYDIAFTYRGDNREPLDAVTQIEARATEALDRVNLDFAHGKVRSVEVDGKRARFESGGEDLVVTPSAPVGRGDRMRITVRHTSDPQYPKGTQGGWVRTDDGLAMANQADAAHLVFPCNDHPADKATFTFRITAPKGYTAVANGLPVGATRHGNATTWAYRHEHPMATELAQVSIGRSTVLRREGPHGLPVRDVVPTADRKVLEPWLKKTPGQLGWMEEKVGRYPFEVYGVLIAQARTGYELETQTLSLFERELFTRPEFPEWYIESIMVHELAHQWFGDSVSPKAWSDLWLNEGHATWYEALYAEEKAKRKVADRMRQAYRQSDSWRAAGGPPARPKAPAPGKKISIFRPVVYDGSALVLYALRQEIGRMAFEQLERNWVRVHHDGNAETADFVRLASRIAGRDLTGFFDGWLYGKKTPPMPGHPDWHSGK from the coding sequence ATGCTGCTCACCCCTCGGACCACGGCCCCCGGGCCGAAGGCCCTCCGCCCCCCACGCCTCGCCGCCGCACTGATCGCGGCGACGGTGTCCGCCGCCCTCCTCGCGGCGAGCGCCCCCTCGCCGGCCACCCCGCTCGGCATCGGCGACCGCCTCTTTCCGCACCTGGGCAACCCCGGATACGACGTGCAGTCGTACGACATCGCCTTCACCTACCGCGGCGACAACCGTGAGCCGCTGGACGCCGTCACCCAGATCGAGGCCCGGGCCACCGAAGCCCTGGACCGTGTGAACCTGGACTTCGCGCACGGCAAAGTGCGCTCCGTCGAGGTGGACGGCAAACGCGCACGCTTCGAAAGCGGCGGCGAAGACCTGGTCGTCACTCCGTCCGCACCCGTGGGACGAGGCGACCGGATGCGGATCACCGTCCGCCACACCAGCGACCCCCAGTACCCGAAGGGCACCCAGGGAGGCTGGGTGCGCACCGACGACGGGCTCGCCATGGCCAACCAGGCCGACGCCGCCCACCTGGTCTTCCCGTGCAACGACCACCCGGCGGACAAGGCGACGTTCACGTTCCGCATCACCGCGCCCAAGGGATACACCGCCGTCGCCAACGGCCTCCCCGTCGGCGCGACCCGACACGGCAACGCCACCACCTGGGCGTACCGGCACGAGCACCCCATGGCGACCGAGCTTGCCCAGGTCTCCATCGGCCGCTCCACCGTGCTGCGCCGGGAGGGGCCGCACGGCCTCCCCGTACGCGACGTGGTGCCCACGGCGGACCGCAAGGTCCTGGAGCCCTGGCTGAAAAAGACACCCGGCCAGCTCGGCTGGATGGAGGAGAAGGTCGGCCGTTACCCCTTCGAGGTCTACGGCGTCCTGATCGCCCAGGCGAGGACCGGCTACGAACTGGAGACGCAGACGCTCTCTCTCTTCGAGAGAGAGCTCTTCACCCGCCCCGAGTTCCCGGAGTGGTACATCGAATCGATCATGGTGCACGAACTCGCGCACCAGTGGTTCGGCGACAGCGTCAGCCCGAAGGCGTGGTCCGATCTCTGGCTCAACGAGGGCCACGCCACCTGGTACGAGGCCCTCTACGCCGAGGAGAAGGCGAAGAGGAAGGTGGCCGACCGGATGCGGCAGGCCTACCGCCAGTCGGACAGCTGGCGCGCGGCGGGCGGGCCCCCGGCCAGGCCGAAGGCGCCCGCACCCGGCAAGAAGATCAGCATCTTCCGACCCGTCGTCTACGACGGCAGCGCCCTGGTGCTCTACGCCCTGCGCCAGGAGATCGGCCGCATGGCCTTCGAGCAACTGGAACGGAACTGGGTCCGCGTCCACCACGACGGCAACGCCGAGACCGCCGACTTCGTGCGGCTCGCCTCCCGGATCGCCGGGCGCGACCTCACCGGCTTCTTCGACGGCTGGCTGTACGGGAAGAAGACGCCCCCGATGCCGGGGCATCCGGACTGGCATTCCGGGAAATAA
- a CDS encoding trypsin-like serine peptidase, with the protein MRPIRPLFTVRSRRSLRSRTSPVAAVALGAALVLTATACGPTEDSAGGDSSSAQPGDSNGDDKIQIPDDWKDKLKENGIDLDEWKNGAWKNWNKDDWLREAGDFVNPIIEDLWDPDRMRDADKNPDRGVDDNDISGDQGVTDPTPKPVEAAAVKAPYHDQAAESGKLFFDSPKGSMVCSATVVKDPAHPGKSNMVWTAGHCVHAGAKGGWYRNMVFVPSYNNSGKSVEELRNAPKEEVAPYGVWWGDWAQTSDQWIEQGGPTGGAGAPYDFAVIHVKPEKGSAGKSLEETVGSALPVDFNAPAVPQIDTMTATGYPAAPPFDGQKLFQCADKPGRLSLTKPDPTMYRVGCTMTGGSSGGGWVAKGQNGKPALVSNTSIGPVTAGWLAGPRLGKEAKGIYSSVSKKFADK; encoded by the coding sequence ATGCGACCCATACGTCCGCTCTTCACTGTTCGCAGTAGGAGGAGCCTGCGCTCCAGAACCTCTCCTGTGGCGGCTGTGGCGCTCGGCGCGGCGCTCGTACTGACCGCCACGGCCTGTGGTCCCACCGAGGACAGCGCCGGTGGTGACTCGTCCTCGGCCCAGCCCGGTGACAGCAACGGTGACGACAAGATCCAGATCCCGGACGACTGGAAGGACAAGCTCAAGGAGAACGGGATCGATCTGGACGAATGGAAGAACGGCGCCTGGAAGAACTGGAACAAGGACGACTGGCTCCGCGAAGCGGGCGACTTCGTCAACCCGATCATCGAGGACCTGTGGGACCCGGACCGGATGCGGGACGCCGATAAGAACCCTGACCGGGGCGTCGACGACAACGACATCTCCGGTGACCAGGGCGTCACCGACCCGACCCCCAAGCCCGTTGAGGCGGCCGCCGTGAAGGCGCCGTACCACGACCAGGCCGCCGAGTCGGGCAAGCTCTTCTTCGACAGCCCCAAGGGCTCGATGGTCTGCTCCGCGACCGTCGTGAAGGACCCCGCCCACCCGGGCAAGTCCAACATGGTGTGGACCGCGGGCCACTGCGTGCACGCGGGCGCCAAGGGCGGCTGGTACCGCAACATGGTCTTCGTGCCGTCGTACAACAACAGCGGCAAGTCGGTCGAGGAGCTGCGGAACGCGCCCAAGGAAGAGGTCGCTCCGTACGGCGTCTGGTGGGGCGACTGGGCGCAGACCTCCGACCAGTGGATCGAGCAGGGCGGTCCGACCGGCGGTGCGGGCGCGCCGTACGACTTCGCGGTCATCCACGTGAAGCCGGAGAAGGGCAGTGCGGGCAAGTCCCTCGAGGAGACGGTCGGCTCCGCGCTCCCGGTGGACTTCAATGCCCCGGCCGTGCCGCAGATCGACACCATGACGGCGACGGGGTACCCGGCGGCGCCGCCGTTCGACGGCCAGAAGCTGTTCCAGTGCGCCGACAAGCCGGGCCGGCTCTCGCTGACGAAGCCCGACCCGACGATGTACCGCGTCGGCTGCACCATGACCGGTGGTTCGTCCGGCGGTGGTTGGGTCGCCAAGGGCCAGAACGGCAAGCCCGCGCTCGTGTCGAACACCTCCATCGGTCCGGTGACGGCGGGTTGGCTGGCCGGTCCGCGCCTCGGCAAGGAGGCCAAGGGCATCTACAGCTCGGTGAGCAAGAAGTTCGCCGACAAGTAG